Genomic DNA from Pedobacter africanus:
AAAATACTTGATGAATTGCTCCGGATACATGGGGAAGGATACCCATTAACGCAAAAACAACTTTTAATATTAAGGAGATCAGATATTCTAAACTCCATCAGAAAATACGGAACTTTGAGTTCATTTAAGGAAAAGTTGGGGTTAAAACTTCTCAGAAGAAGCTGGACAAATGAGCAGATACTTCATAAGTATCATGAATTGCGGCAACAATTGGGGTATTATCCATCTGCCAGGCAACTCAATTGTTTGGGCCATGGGAATTTAGAAGCCATCATTAAAAGCAGATATGGCGGATTTCGTAACTTTTATAAAATTATAGGTTATGAACCGAAAAGAAAGCCAAAAAAGTATTGGACAAAGGAAAATACTATTAAAGAAACACTGCTTTTTTGTGAACAAAACTGGGACTTGATACAAAAAACTTCCCTTTCTAATGCCATTTTAAAAAATAAACGTTCAGATCTTGATCATGCAATTTGTATGTATGGTGGGATCAGAAAATTAAATGACGAGTTAAATCTTGAGCTAAAAACCAAGAGACCTTGCTGGACCGAAAGTGAAATAATTACTGAGTTGTTGAAACTTAAGGATTTAGGTTATTCCCTTACACAAAAGAACTTAAGAAAATTGGACCGTAATGATCTTCTAGGAGCTATGATGGCGCATGGATCGTTCAAATTGTTCAGGGAAAAAATTGGAATTCCGATAGGTAGAAACCATTACTGGTCAGATGAGAGAATTATAGAAGAACTAAAAGAGCTTATTAAGATCTATAAATTTATTCCTAGTCGTGTTATGATGATGTTTTTAGGGAAAGGAGATCTGGCCAGTGCAATGGCTAAACGAGGTGGATATAAAAAGTTCTGCCGCTTGTTAAATGTTAATTCTTCTCAATATTATTTATCAAATGCAGGTGTTTGGACGCATAGCTCGTATGAGTGCATCTTTCACAATATCTTGTTTAAGTATCAAATTCCGCACAAAACTCAGGTTCAGATATGCAAGGGTCATAAATATACAGCTGATTTTTATGTATATGATACTTATATAGAAATTGTAGGATATAGTCAAAAATCTAATCCCGGTTATTTTCAAAACCTTGAATTGAAGATAAAATTGTACAATGAGATGAAATTGCCTTATCGGATTATTCCCAAAGCAATTTTTATCAAAAGTGTAAATCTGGCGGAGAACAAAATATTAGCTGTACTAAAGGAACTGGAGCTTAAACAAAACTCAGAAACACGTTCTCTATTGGCCGTAGACAAAGATTTACCTCAAAGAACGCAATCTGACATTTCGCCGCCACAATTCAGATACCATAACATGCCTATTGATTTATTAAATTACGATAGTAGTAGAATAATGGAAACTCCAATTGATAAGGAGCTTGCAACAAGAGATATCTTTCCGATCACCTATTGGGCCGATATTGATAATATAAAAAAAGAACTACTCCCATTAGTTAATAAATACGGACGAATGCCAAAAGAGGCAGAATTGAGAAAGGAAAGGAAGTCAAGTCTGATAGGTGGTATATACAAATATCATGGAAACCTTTACGAACTGGGACAAAAACTTAACATAAATGTCCTTTCTAAACCGAAGGGATTTTATAATGAAGCAAAAACCCTGGAAATGTACAAGGCTCTGTGTATCCAGGAACAACGATATTTAACAGCTTCAGATTTACACAAAATGGGGCATCACGGTCTGGCCAACGTTATCTCTAAATCTGGTGGGATTTATAATTTAAGAAAGCGATCTGGCTTAGAGTTCACTCAAATCAGGCTTATCTATCAGTTCTATAACCTTGAAAAGGCAATTAAAGAATATAAAAATTTGAGTATCGAAAATAATAGATTTCTGACCAGAAAGGAATTGTATGGACTGGGGTACCAGACTTTAGCTAATTTTATTGCAAAAGAAGGTTTCACCATAATCAAATCTTTGACTGGCTTGCCCTTTTTTCCAGAGCAGTTAGCTGATCACTATACAGTTGAGAAAGCTATTGCTCAATATAGTGCATTGTGCTGCCAGAAGGGATATTTTCTTGTTATTAAGGATCTGATTTCTTTAAAATTGGACAAACTTGCAGTTTTTATCAGAAAATATGGAATTCGAAAAATCAGGAAGCATTCTCAATTAAATGTTCCTTTAAAAAAAAGGAAAAGATGCTTTGATGTCCAATCAGCCGTATCAATCATATAAGCATAAAACATCGCCATAAACTTTCTTTTCATAGGAAGAAAAAATAACTTTTTAAAAGCGCACCTTTTGGCCCCAAGGCAAAAAAAGCAAATATTATGGAATACATCCGATAAATCCATCTTAAATAAGAAATTTAAAAAATGAAAATTCTCAACTATTACATTTTTGCCCTGGCATTAGCCTTGTTCTCATTCCATGATACTCATGGACAATCATATGGCATAACCGATCTGCATAAATTTATGCAGCTGAACGCCGATACCACATTTATACTTGAATATCAAAGCGGTTGGCTTTTGCCGCCACAGTATTGGTTAGTTAGTAAAAAGGGCGATACTACAACTGCTTACATCTATGATTTACCGCCGAAGTACAATGTCCTGATGCCAAAGTCCATTAGAAGCGCGATTTACAGGTCGAATGGTTTCAATCCAAGCCGTAAAATAGAGATAAACCAATTTTTTAGGCCGGTTCCGACACCTGCAAAATACAAAGGAAAAATTTGGGATATACTCATGAAAGAGGAACCCTGGCAAATTCCGGATGATAAGGTGGATGGAACAAGGTGTCCACCAAATAAAAATAGGGTTGAAATAGAAGACGGCGGTAGTGTAAACCTTTATCTGATTACAGCGAAAGAAATTAAAACGCTTTCCTTTTATGCCCCGCATTTTTATGAAGAGAAATGCCCGGGCAGAAAGGGAAGGCAGAGCATTATAAGAATTGATAAACTATTTCGGGATTTGTTTGAGCGCTTCCCTTGAACATATTAGCTTAGGTTATACGGGCCTAAATTGTGGAGTTGACCACATTTTTTTTATCTTGGAAAACATAAACAGCTATATGAACCCCAAAATCCAGGTCATCAAGGGTGACATCACAAAAATAAAGGCCGATGCAATCGTAAACGCTGCCAACACCTCACTCATGGGCGGTGGCGGGGTAGATGGAGCCATACACCGGGTAGGTGGCCCGGCTATTCTGGATGACTGCCGTAAAATTGTGGCCCGGCAAGGTGGTTGTAAAACCGGCCAGGCGGTAATTACAACAGGAGGGAAGCTTCCTGCAAAATATGTTATACATACTGTTGGCCCTGTTTATAATGGTGGCAAAGGCGACGTTGCAGAGCTGCTCAGGTCCTGTTACCGGAACTCTTTAGCCCTTGCAGCAGAGAACGGTTGCAAAACTATTGCTTTCCCAAATATCAGTACAGGAATTTATGGTTACCCCAAGGCAAAGGCTGCTGAAATTGCCGTGAATGCGGTAAAGACCTTTCTAAATCAGAATGAAGCGATTGAAACAGTGACTTTCGTTTGCTTTGACAATGAAAATTATACATTTATTGAGGAGCAATTGAAGTTAGAGTTTTAAAATAATTCCGAAGGAATTGGTGGTTGTTTGATACAAGGCATTTATGCTGACTGATCCAGCCTGACGCTAAAATTACTAGTTAATTCAGGCACTACTGAAAATCAAAACCTAACCAAACCATCCCTACGCCGCTTATACTCTTTTCCGGCATATTTCTTATCAATCTCAATAGTAACTACACCATTTACGGTATTTTCATTCCACCCGGATATGTCGGTGGTTTTTCCAACGAAACAAAGTCGTACATTCTAGCATACCTTTGGTATACCAGTATAAAACAAGTAACTGCTTTTATACTAGCAGGTAAATGCGTGGTAAGTTGCTGCGTATTTCCTTCGGGGTTGACAGGGGGTTGATTCGAAAAATGACGAACCAACCACGGATAGAGTATTAAGGAGCCATGTCAAAAATACCAGGCAGAACTACTGGCAAATAGGAGGCATATCAGTGTAGCGTAAGCATCATATCATAGTTCCATTATTCGAGGGGACAATAAGCTGGACGAAATCAGCCCATTTCGTATAATTCACCTGTTGTACCCTATAAAAATAAGAAAATATTCAACTAATGCTACTTGTTACCTGCCAGTAACAAGTAGCATTTTTTTTGACGTCAAAAAATATATTAAAATATTTTTTCTTATAAAAAGAGAATAATTTGCCGCTTAGTGATGCTTTTTAGGGCCTTATTTTGCCTTGTTACTTAAGTGTCAATAATACACCTGTGTGGTTTTTAACCTGAACTTATATAAGTTTACATAAAAAAATCAGTAAATTTATAACAAGGGCATACACTATGGCTGTTTATAGCACACATACCGATCAGGAGCTGGTTACGTTGCTGCAAAGCGGGGATGAACGCGCTTTTGACCAACTGTTCCGAAAATTCTATCCGGCGCTATGCTACTTTGCAAAGCGATATGTGCCAGCACAGGAACTGGCCGAAGAGGTGGTTCAGGATGTGATGGTTAAGCTGTGGCAGCGGCATGTCGACTTTGAGAGTTTTAATTCTTTAAAAGCCTTCTTGTACATCAGCATAAAAAACGGATGCCTGGACAGTGCTATAAGTGAAAAACGCAAACTGAATCGCGACAACAACTGGTACCAGCAGCAGGAACAACTGGAAGCCGATGTAGAAGAATACATTATCCAAACTGAAGTGCTGATGGAAATAAGTCAGGCCATTGCCATGCTGCCAGATCAATGCCGCAACATCATGAAAATGAGTTATGAGCAGGGGATGAGCGGCAAACAAATTGCCGAAGCCATGCAAATCACCGTAAGCACCGTAAATAACCAGAAGGCCAGGGGCATACTGCTGCTCAGAAAAATACTGAGCTATAAAGGAATGGCTACCCTGATGATCATTGTCAACTCAAAGATGTTTGAATAATATAACCGGCCTTACAGGCACGGAATTGAACGAATTGCAAATTTGTGTTTTTTCTACCATTAAAGACCAACCAGCGATGATCACTATGGATTATAAACATATAAGTTATGAAAAAGACTTTATTTACAATGATCATTACAATGGGGGTATTGTTGAATACCCAAGCTCAAAGAGAGCCTAAGGCCGGATTTCAAATAGGGTTTCCAGACCAGTCTGCTAAAGGTTTTTTTGTGCTACATCCCGAGATGGATTGTATTGTAATAAAATATAAAAATGATAAGGCTGTTGGCATGGATTTTCTATATAAGCAAGGGGCTGGCAAGTATAGCCACGAATTATTTGATCTGACTTTTGAAGGTGATAGATACCTTATTGATAAAAAATACCAAACCTTACTTTTCCCAAAACCGGGTAAATTGACAATGGAATATTTGGCTGGTCTGGAAAAGTTGTCTCAGCGCAATCCCGGTTATGATGCTTCAATAACGCTTCGCCGTGATTCTATTATCCATCATTTCAGTTTTTTCACATCTACTGGCAGCAATTTGCCTTCCTCTGGTCAGGATCTTCATCGTGCGAGGTTAAAAGGAGGTGTTGGTCCGCTTCAAAAAAAACTGGAACAAAACTTTAAACAATGGAAGTCTGTTAAGGTTGTGGATTCTGCCCTTTTAATTTATGGCGTAGTATCT
This window encodes:
- a CDS encoding O-acetyl-ADP-ribose deacetylase — protein: MNPKIQVIKGDITKIKADAIVNAANTSLMGGGGVDGAIHRVGGPAILDDCRKIVARQGGCKTGQAVITTGGKLPAKYVIHTVGPVYNGGKGDVAELLRSCYRNSLALAAENGCKTIAFPNISTGIYGYPKAKAAEIAVNAVKTFLNQNEAIETVTFVCFDNENYTFIEEQLKLEF
- a CDS encoding RNA polymerase sigma-70 factor, with product MAVYSTHTDQELVTLLQSGDERAFDQLFRKFYPALCYFAKRYVPAQELAEEVVQDVMVKLWQRHVDFESFNSLKAFLYISIKNGCLDSAISEKRKLNRDNNWYQQQEQLEADVEEYIIQTEVLMEISQAIAMLPDQCRNIMKMSYEQGMSGKQIAEAMQITVSTVNNQKARGILLLRKILSYKGMATLMIIVNSKMFE